The DNA region AGCCCGCCAGCGCCAGGCCGGCAGTCATCCCGAGCCCGTAGCGGAGCAGCGTCCTGCGAGTGATGCCCGTCATGCTCTTGCCTCCTCTCTTGGTCCTAGTCGCGCACTAGCCTCAAACCTTTGGATGCGTGGGCGCCCGGCGATGACCCGGATATCAAGGTGGCCTCCCTACCCGTCTCCCGTGCGTAGCGCTCGGCGATCTCCCTGACGGTCGGCTCGGCATCGGCCGTGCCCAGGATGGCCACGGTACCGCCGCTGCCGCCCCCGGTGATCTTCGCGCCGTAGAGCCCTGCCTCCGGCCCCGCCTCCCTGACCATCTCGACGATCAGGTCGGTGCCGTCGGACCCCAGGCCGCAGGCGCTGTAGCTGGCGTGCGACTGGTACATCAGCTCGCCCAGCAGCTGCAGGGCCTCCTCGTCGGGATCTGCCTCCAGCAGCGCTCGAAAGAGCCTCACCCTGTGGTGCTCGTATATCGGGTGGGCGGTGGGCTGCCGGACGGCGTAGAGCCGGCCCGGATCCACGCGCGTCACGCTGTCGGTGATGCCCGCGTACTCCCTCAGGAAGTCCTCGCCCCTCATCTCCGGGGGCACCCGATCGCGGTAGCGCGACTCCCAGATGGAGGGCGGCACGTTGGCCAGGTACCCTCTCCATATATCGTCCTGCACCTCCACCCGGCCAGCACCTACCTGCCTTGAGGGCAGCCCCTCCATCTGGGTGATGATCCTGTACCCCATGAAGGCCCCGACGCGCACCGAGGTGTAGTCCGCGCCCGAGACGGCGTGCCTGATGCCGGAGTCCAGACCCCATACCCGCACGTTGGCCGGCAGGTGGACGCTGCCCTGGAGCTCGGCAGGCTGGCAGAGCAGCGCCAGCAGCTCGTCTTGCTGGCCACAGGCGGCCGTCATCTGATCCATGACCCCGCAGGGAGCCCCCACCACCAGGTTCTCGACCTTCTGGCACCAGATCGCCAGCTGGCGCGGGGGCACATCCAGGCCCAGGGCGTTGCAGATCGCCTGCATCGATGCCACCTCTACGGCCGCGGAGGAGCTCACGCCCTTGCCGGGCGGGACCCTGGAGTCCAGCAACAGCCGCATGCCTCCCTCGGGGGAGATCCCGGCCTCGTGGTGCAGCACCGTGACCGCTCCCGCCACGTAGGCCGCCCAGTGCGCCTCGGGATCCGCCCCGAGGAGATCTCGGACCTCTGGGTAGCCCCCCAGCAGCGCCCGCACCTCCAAGCTCACGGACGCCTTGGCGGTCCCGAGCTCGTCGGCGTTGCAGCTGTGCACGGTGAGCGTGGGGTCCTCCACCAGCTGTACCGCCGCGAAGGCCGCCGCCTCCAAGGGCAGCTCCAGTACCAGGGAGCCTGAGTAGTCGGCGATGCCGCCCATGAGGTCGAGCCTCCCAGGCGCCCTTCCTATATATATGGGGCTATGGGCGGAGAACATGTCGGATGCGCTGACTACGGCGATGAACTCCGCCAGCCCCGGCAGATGGACTTGAGGTCTGGTTGCAAGTCGCCACATAGCTACTCCTCTCAACTTGTGTCAGTGCTTCAGCAGCTGGTGCTCCCGCAGCAGGGCCAACAGCGCGGGCTCCACCTGCTCGCGGATGCGCGGGTTGGCGTACCCTATCCAGGATAGGTTGGAGGTCACGTCCAGCGGGGCCGCTACCTGCCGCCCGCGCTCGTCCGTGACTATCACCCCGGCCTCGCGAGCTATCAGCTCCGTGCACAGGTCGTAAGGATGGCAGCAGAGCCCGGGGGACACCAGCGAGCGTAGGTCGGCCACCCAGCGGTCGTGCCCCATCAACAGCTCGTAGAGCTGGCCGCCGGTGGAGACGTACTGGTCCTCGAAGGTCTGTGCCTTCCCGGGGGGTATCGGGCCCAGCAGGCGCTCGATCAGCTCGTCCTCTATCGCCGCGAGCGTCCCTCTGCCCCCTGGGAAGAAGCGCGCTATCTGCCCGTAGCCCCCCTCTATCGTGGGGGCGCGTGAGGGGGCGGGGCGGAGGGGAGAGGTCTCCCCGGACAGCCTGTCCAACCTGTAGCCGCCGGCGCCCTCGCCCCTGATGGCCCACAAGCAGTCGCAGAGGTGCTGCTTGATGAGGGGGATCTCGGTCTGCACCGCGAGCTCCACGTCCGCCAGCGAGGTGGAGCCGCCCCTGTTGGGCGCCACGCCCGTCAGGATCCAGGCCGCCCGCTTCTGGTACATGATGCCACGGGTGCCGTCTATGGGGTCGACTATCACGCGGAGCGTGCACTCCTCCTCGCGCTTGCCCTCCGGCAGGACGGTGCGCCCGTCGGCGCCCACCCCCTCAGCGATGAGCACCAGGGGAAATTCGCGCGCCAGCTGCGAGAACTCCGCCAGCAGCACCGCCTCGGAGACCTTGTCGATCCGGTAGATCGTATCGCCCTCGGTCTCCTCAGCCACCTGCTGCAGCTGCTCGAGGTCGACCCTCTCGCACTCTGCCACCACCTCGTCCCGTATGTGCGCGTGGATCTCTCGGATGGCTGCCAGGAGCTCCGCGGCTGCGGGGATCATGCCTGCCCCCTCTGCTTGTAGTGCACCGTCGGCAGGGCCTGCAGCTCCGCAGCCTTCTGCTCGGGGGAAGTGTCGCTCAGGAAGTTGCCCCCACCGATCTCGGGCCCCGCTAGGAACTTCTGGAGGTTGGGGGTGCGCAGGGGTGGGTGGAAGGCTATGAAGAAGTGGAACAGGCTGTAGTCCCCACCATCCGTGGGGGCCTGGTGCAGCGGCATGACGTACGGGAAAGGCAGCTGCCACAGGTTGTCATAACGCACGGTCACGTCCTTGAGCGCCCTAGCCAGGGACTCCACCTCGACGTCGCGGAGCTGATGTACGTGGGGCACGGTGCGCTTGGGGGCCACGTACACCTCGTAGGCGTACCGGGCGAAGTAGGGCACGAAGGCTATAGCGTACTCGTCCTCGTAGAGGATCCGCCGGCCGTCCTGTTGCTCGGCGCGGATGATGTCCTGGAAGAGCACCCTGCCGGTCTCGCGGTGGTAGCGCACGGTGGCGTCCAGCTCCACCTCTATGGTCTTGAAGACGAAGCTGGAGCCGTAGACCTGGCCGTGTGGGTGGGGGTTGGAGACGCCCACCAGCTCGCCCTTGTTCTCGAAGCACAGCACGTGCTTGATCTCGGGGTAGTTGCCCAGGTCGCACGTCTGCTGCTGCCAGACGCGCACCACCTCCTGGATCTGCTCCACCGGCATCTCGGCGAGCGTGAGGTTGTGGTACGGGCTGTAGCATATGACCCTGGCCTTGCCCAGCGCCGGTTGGGCCCTGTAGGGAGGGGGGGGCTGCTCGATCTCCCTGGGAGCGTCCATGCTGAATCCCGGGTGGTCGTTATCGAACACGTAGGTGCTCTTGTAGTCGGGGTTGCGCTCGCCGCTGGAGCGCACGTTCCCGGGGCAGAGGTAGCAGTCCGGCAGGTAGGAGGGGGTGGGCACGTCGGCCACCAGGGCCTGCGCGCCCACCCAGGGACGGGTTTGCCTGTGAGCGGCGATCACCACCCATTCCTGACGTAGCGGATGCCACCTCTCTTCCCACAGACCGCCAGCCACGCCCTAATCCTCCTTGTATCCAGATGGATGGCTCTTGTGCCACTCCCAGGCGGAGCGGATGATGCTCTCGAGATCGGCGTACTTGGGCTGCCAGCCCAGCTCGGAGCGTATCTTCTCGGAGGAGGCCACGAGCACCGCTGGATCCCCCGGCCTTCTGGGCCCTATCTGGGTGGGGATAGGGTGGCCCGTGACCTTGCGAGCCGCCTCCACCACCTGCAGGTTGCTGAAGCCCTGCCCGTTGCCCAGGTTGTAGGTCCTGCTGCCCTCCTTCAGGGCGTCGAGCGTCAGCAGGTGCGCCTGGGCCAGGTCGTACACGTGGACGTAATCCCGGATGCAGGTGCCGTCCGGGGTGGGGTAGTCGCCTCCGTAGATCGTGAAGCTGTCGCGCTTGCCGAGCGCCACGCTGAGTACGAGGGGGATGATGTGGGTCTCGGGATCGTGGTGCTCGCCCCGCCGCTCGGTGGCGCCCGCGGCGTTGAAGTACCTCAGCGCGCCGTACCTCAGGTCGTAGATCCTCTCGTACCAGCGCAGGATGCGCTCCAGCATCAGCTTGGACTCCCCGTAGGGGGATCCCGGGTCCAGCGGTTGGGACTCGTCTATCGGCACCCTGGTGGGGTTGCCGAAGAGGTTGGCGGTGGAGGAGAGGATGAACTTGCGCACCCCTCTGGGCACCGCCACCTCCAGCAGGTTGACCCCCATCACGATGTTGTTGCGCAGGTACAGCTCGGGCCGCTGCATCGACTCTCCCACCAGCGTGTGGGAGGCGAAGTGCATGATCGCCTCTATGCCGGGGTTGGCGTCGAACACCTCCGCCACCGCGTGCGCGTCCAGCAGGTCCACCTGCGCGAACTTAGCCTCGGGGTTGATAGCCTCCCTATGTCCCTGGTACAGGTTGTCGATCACCACCACTTCGTCGCCGCGGGCGATGAGCTCGTCGACCACCACGCTGCCGACGTACCCCGCCCCTCCGGTTACCAGAACCTTCATTCCTTCACCTCTCTAGCTCGATCTTCGGGAAGACAGGCGTATCACGTTCCAGGAGAGGGGTGGCAGCTCGGCCTCCAGCCGGCCCTCGCGCACCTGCGAGCCCTCGACGCGCCCCGGCCGGACGTTGTGGGGCTGCTCCGCCGAGTTGGTGGCGTGCGGGTCCGCGTGCGACAGCACCAGGTGCTCCTGCACCCCGTAGCCCGTGAAGCAGCGCAGGTCTCCCTCCAGGTACAGGGGGTCTTCCTGGCTGCGGTTGACCGCGAAGATGCTCACCTCCTCGTGCTCCTCGTCGTAGGTCGCCACGGCCTCCAGGTAGGGCACCGCGTCGTACTGTGGGTCGGCGTACTGGGGGCTGTCGACCTGCATCAGCAGGGCCGTCCCCCTGCCGTACCGCGAAGCGTGCATGAACGGGTAGTAGATCGTCTGCTTCCACGCCGGCCCGCCCGGGACGGTCATTATCGGGGCTATGACGTTGACGAGCTGGGCCACGCACGCGATCTTTACCCGGTCGGCGTGCTTGAGGAGCGAGATGAGCATGCAGCCTGCCAGGAGGGCGTCCTCCAGGGTGTATCGCTCCTCGGCCAGAGGCGGCGCTACCTGCCACGCGTGCTGCTCCATGATCCTCCTGTCTTCCTCTCTTGAATGGTACCAAACATTCCACTCATCGAACGAGAGGTGGATGCGCTTCCTGAGCTTCTTCTTGGAGCGCACGTAATCGCAGATCGAGACCACGGCCTCGATGAACTCGTCCATCCCGAGGGACCTGGCCAGGTAGCTCGGCGTGTCGAGATCGCCCTTGCCGTAGTAGGTGTGCAGCGATATATAGTCCACGTGGTGGTAGGCCAGGTCGAGCACGGTGGCCTCCCACTCGCCAAAAGTGGGCATGGATATGCTGGAGCTGCCGCAGGCCACCAGCTCTATCGAAGGGTCCACCAGCTTCATGGCCATGCCGGCCTGCGCGGCGAGCCTGCCGTACTCCACAGCGGTCTTGAACCCTATCTGCCAGTGCCCGTCCATCTCGTTGCCCAGGCACCACACCCGGACGTTGTGGGGGTCGGGATAGCCGTGCTCCCGCCTCTTGTCGCTCCAGTACGAGCCCCCCGGGTGGTTGCAGTACTCCACCAGGTTCCTGGCGGCGTCTATGCCGCGCGTGCCGAGGTTCACCGCCAGCATCATCTGGGAGTTGGCCTTGAGGGTCCAGTCGGCGAACTCGTTGGTGCCCACCTCGTTCGTCTCGAGCGACCTCCAGGCCAGGTCGAGCCTGCGCGGGCGCTGATCCTTAGGCCCAACGCCGTCCTCCCAGTTGTAGCCCGAGACGAAGTTGCCCCCTGGGTAGCGCACTATCGGCACGCCCAGCTCCCTGACCAGGTCGAGCACGTCCTGCCGGAAGCCCTGCTCGTCGGCCGTGGGGTGTCCCGGCTCGTAGATGCCGGTGTAGATGGCTCTTCCCATGTGCTCGAGGAAGCCGCCGTATATCCTGGGGTCTATGTCCCCTATCTTGAAGTCCCTGTCCAGCACTATCCTTGCGGTCTTTCCACCTTCCATAACGATCCATTCCCTCCAACGTGTATGTTTATGCTAGGATACAACGAATTTCCCTCAGATCCCAACACTTGATCTAGGCCTTGATACCGGTCAGCGTGATGGACCTGATGATCATCTTCTGGGCGATGAGGAACACGATCATCGCCGGTAGCGCGGAGATCGCCGCGCCGGCCATCAGCTGGCCGTAGTTGCTCCAGTAGTCCCCCCTGAACTGGATGAGCGCTACGGGCATGGGCATCCTATCGGCCGCGTTGATCACGATGTATGGCCAGGTGAACTCGTTCCAGTAGCCGAGGAACGTGAATATCGCCAGGGTAGCTATCGCCCCCCTAGTCAGCGGCAGGATGATCATCCACAGGATGCGGAACCTCCCGGCGCCGTCGATGCGGGCGGCCTCCTCCAGCTCCTTGGGTATGCCCAGCATGAACTGCCTCAGCATGA from Thermobaculum terrenum ATCC BAA-798 includes:
- the galE gene encoding UDP-glucose 4-epimerase GalE, which encodes MKVLVTGGAGYVGSVVVDELIARGDEVVVIDNLYQGHREAINPEAKFAQVDLLDAHAVAEVFDANPGIEAIMHFASHTLVGESMQRPELYLRNNIVMGVNLLEVAVPRGVRKFILSSTANLFGNPTRVPIDESQPLDPGSPYGESKLMLERILRWYERIYDLRYGALRYFNAAGATERRGEHHDPETHIIPLVLSVALGKRDSFTIYGGDYPTPDGTCIRDYVHVYDLAQAHLLTLDALKEGSRTYNLGNGQGFSNLQVVEAARKVTGHPIPTQIGPRRPGDPAVLVASSEKIRSELGWQPKYADLESIIRSAWEWHKSHPSGYKED
- a CDS encoding galactokinase — encoded protein: MRGVAMWRLATRPQVHLPGLAEFIAVVSASDMFSAHSPIYIGRAPGRLDLMGGIADYSGSLVLELPLEAAAFAAVQLVEDPTLTVHSCNADELGTAKASVSLEVRALLGGYPEVRDLLGADPEAHWAAYVAGAVTVLHHEAGISPEGGMRLLLDSRVPPGKGVSSSAAVEVASMQAICNALGLDVPPRQLAIWCQKVENLVVGAPCGVMDQMTAACGQQDELLALLCQPAELQGSVHLPANVRVWGLDSGIRHAVSGADYTSVRVGAFMGYRIITQMEGLPSRQVGAGRVEVQDDIWRGYLANVPPSIWESRYRDRVPPEMRGEDFLREYAGITDSVTRVDPGRLYAVRQPTAHPIYEHHRVRLFRALLEADPDEEALQLLGELMYQSHASYSACGLGSDGTDLIVEMVREAGPEAGLYGAKITGGGSGGTVAILGTADAEPTVREIAERYARETGREATLISGSSPGAHASKGLRLVRD
- a CDS encoding inositol monophosphatase family protein, which encodes MIPAAAELLAAIREIHAHIRDEVVAECERVDLEQLQQVAEETEGDTIYRIDKVSEAVLLAEFSQLAREFPLVLIAEGVGADGRTVLPEGKREEECTLRVIVDPIDGTRGIMYQKRAAWILTGVAPNRGGSTSLADVELAVQTEIPLIKQHLCDCLWAIRGEGAGGYRLDRLSGETSPLRPAPSRAPTIEGGYGQIARFFPGGRGTLAAIEDELIERLLGPIPPGKAQTFEDQYVSTGGQLYELLMGHDRWVADLRSLVSPGLCCHPYDLCTELIAREAGVIVTDERGRQVAAPLDVTSNLSWIGYANPRIREQVEPALLALLREHQLLKH
- a CDS encoding alpha-N-arabinofuranosidase; protein product: MEGGKTARIVLDRDFKIGDIDPRIYGGFLEHMGRAIYTGIYEPGHPTADEQGFRQDVLDLVRELGVPIVRYPGGNFVSGYNWEDGVGPKDQRPRRLDLAWRSLETNEVGTNEFADWTLKANSQMMLAVNLGTRGIDAARNLVEYCNHPGGSYWSDKRREHGYPDPHNVRVWCLGNEMDGHWQIGFKTAVEYGRLAAQAGMAMKLVDPSIELVACGSSSISMPTFGEWEATVLDLAYHHVDYISLHTYYGKGDLDTPSYLARSLGMDEFIEAVVSICDYVRSKKKLRKRIHLSFDEWNVWYHSREEDRRIMEQHAWQVAPPLAEERYTLEDALLAGCMLISLLKHADRVKIACVAQLVNVIAPIMTVPGGPAWKQTIYYPFMHASRYGRGTALLMQVDSPQYADPQYDAVPYLEAVATYDEEHEEVSIFAVNRSQEDPLYLEGDLRCFTGYGVQEHLVLSHADPHATNSAEQPHNVRPGRVEGSQVREGRLEAELPPLSWNVIRLSSRRSS
- the galT gene encoding galactose-1-phosphate uridylyltransferase, translated to MAGGLWEERWHPLRQEWVVIAAHRQTRPWVGAQALVADVPTPSYLPDCYLCPGNVRSSGERNPDYKSTYVFDNDHPGFSMDAPREIEQPPPPYRAQPALGKARVICYSPYHNLTLAEMPVEQIQEVVRVWQQQTCDLGNYPEIKHVLCFENKGELVGVSNPHPHGQVYGSSFVFKTIEVELDATVRYHRETGRVLFQDIIRAEQQDGRRILYEDEYAIAFVPYFARYAYEVYVAPKRTVPHVHQLRDVEVESLARALKDVTVRYDNLWQLPFPYVMPLHQAPTDGGDYSLFHFFIAFHPPLRTPNLQKFLAGPEIGGGNFLSDTSPEQKAAELQALPTVHYKQRGQA